A window of Desulforegula conservatrix Mb1Pa contains these coding sequences:
- a CDS encoding transposase, with translation GGGKAAVEHPSFKWVNIILGNLKNALKGTYHAINRKHVPRYLAEFQYRFNRRYDLPSMIHRLIYVALRTPPMPSTMLSMAEAEW, from the coding sequence TGGAGGTGGTAAAGCAGCTGTAGAGCATCCATCCTTCAAATGGGTCAATATAATACTTGGTAACTTAAAAAATGCGCTCAAAGGTACTTATCATGCAATTAATCGCAAGCATGTTCCGCGGTACCTGGCAGAATTTCAGTACAGATTCAATCGCCGATATGATCTGCCGTCCATGATTCACAGACTGATTTATGTTGCTCTTAGGACTCCACCCATGCCATCAACCATGCTTTCTATGGCTGAAGCAGAGTGGTAA
- a CDS encoding RecQ family ATP-dependent DNA helicase, with product MPEQTLEKYFGFKSFRKGQKDVVSRLLDGESAAAIFPTGAGKSLCYQLPAILMPGLTIVVSPLLSLMKDQIDFLKSRGIQAERLDSTLTSSEYASILERAKGNDLKILMISVERFRNERFRNHLQKMKISLLVIDEAHCISEWGHNFRPDYLKLPLYRKEFGIDQVLLLTATATEKVVEDMCGKFEIQKNNVICTGFYRNNLFLQVSPVNEASKKEYLLKRLLKVPDAPTIIYVTLQKTAESVAEFLTMNGIRTSPYHAGMTNDDRERIQNEFISGSATCIAATIAFGMGIDKKDIRRIIHFDLPKSLENYSQEIGRAGRDGQLSFCEVIANRDNISVLENFIYGDTPLKASIFSLADIIKEHPDQMLEVKPFSLSSFLDMRPLPFKTLMVYLELEGIVRPVYTRFDEYAFKYLIPAADIIGQFNAERRAFVSVIFKNCHMKKIWAQVDIQGIMSDYPSTDRQRIVTALDYFVEKGWIELQTRQSVDVYEIVSRNFDPEALSLKLHGLFISKENTEIGRIHNMVDFFEKGSCISRELAGYFGEAIPVEKCEHCSFCRTGKASIERTESLEPLEKMNRKELYGAFAEKAGDGFTVFNAAKFLCSISTPYMTKIGAKKLENFGKLEKYPFKEVMDWVAAGENASRKSE from the coding sequence ATGCCTGAACAAACGCTTGAGAAATACTTTGGATTCAAATCATTCAGAAAAGGCCAGAAAGACGTTGTCTCAAGACTGCTTGACGGTGAATCAGCGGCCGCCATATTCCCTACAGGGGCAGGAAAATCTTTATGCTATCAGCTTCCGGCCATTCTTATGCCAGGTCTCACGATAGTGGTTTCGCCCCTGCTCTCCCTAATGAAGGATCAGATCGATTTTCTCAAAAGTCGTGGAATTCAGGCTGAACGCCTTGACTCCACCCTTACCAGCTCTGAATACGCATCAATTCTTGAACGGGCCAAAGGAAACGATCTTAAGATTCTAATGATTTCGGTTGAAAGATTCAGAAACGAAAGATTCCGCAATCATCTTCAGAAAATGAAAATTTCTCTACTTGTGATTGACGAAGCTCATTGCATATCGGAATGGGGACACAATTTCAGACCAGACTATCTGAAACTTCCTTTATACAGAAAAGAATTCGGTATAGACCAGGTGCTTCTTCTAACTGCCACGGCGACTGAAAAAGTGGTTGAAGACATGTGCGGGAAATTTGAAATTCAAAAAAACAACGTAATCTGCACAGGCTTTTACAGGAACAATCTTTTTCTTCAGGTAAGCCCTGTAAATGAAGCATCAAAAAAAGAATATCTCCTTAAAAGGCTTCTGAAAGTCCCGGACGCTCCAACCATAATTTATGTGACTCTACAGAAAACAGCCGAATCAGTCGCCGAATTTCTGACCATGAACGGAATAAGAACATCGCCATACCATGCAGGAATGACAAATGATGACAGGGAGAGAATCCAGAATGAGTTCATTTCAGGCTCAGCAACCTGCATTGCGGCTACCATAGCCTTTGGGATGGGAATTGATAAAAAGGACATAAGACGGATCATCCATTTCGATCTTCCCAAATCGCTTGAAAACTACAGTCAGGAAATCGGAAGAGCGGGCAGAGACGGCCAGTTATCCTTCTGTGAGGTCATCGCAAACAGGGACAATATAAGCGTCCTGGAAAACTTCATTTATGGAGATACTCCTCTCAAGGCATCAATATTCAGTCTCGCGGATATAATAAAAGAACATCCTGATCAGATGCTCGAAGTAAAACCATTCTCCCTCTCATCATTTCTTGACATGAGACCTCTGCCATTCAAGACACTTATGGTATATCTTGAACTGGAGGGAATAGTCCGGCCTGTTTACACCAGATTCGACGAATACGCCTTCAAATACCTGATTCCAGCGGCAGACATAATCGGGCAGTTCAATGCTGAAAGAAGGGCTTTTGTGTCCGTGATATTTAAAAACTGCCATATGAAGAAAATATGGGCTCAGGTTGATATACAGGGGATAATGTCTGATTACCCAAGCACTGACAGGCAACGAATAGTCACAGCCCTCGATTATTTTGTGGAAAAAGGCTGGATTGAGCTCCAGACAAGGCAAAGTGTGGATGTTTACGAGATAGTATCAAGAAATTTTGATCCTGAAGCACTCTCTTTAAAGCTTCACGGACTCTTTATTTCAAAAGAAAATACGGAAATAGGCAGAATCCACAATATGGTGGATTTCTTTGAAAAGGGCTCATGCATAAGCAGAGAGCTTGCAGGATATTTTGGAGAAGCAATCCCTGTGGAAAAATGCGAACACTGCTCTTTCTGCAGGACAGGTAAAGCGTCAATAGAACGAACAGAAAGCCTCGAACCCCTTGAAAAAATGAACAGAAAAGAGCTTTATGGCGCATTTGCTGAAAAAGCAGGAGACGGCTTTACCGTTTTTAATGCCGCGAAATTCCTTTGTTCCATTTCAACTCCATATATGACAAAGATCGGAGCCAAAAAACTCGAAAATTTCGGGAAACTTGAAAAGTATCCTTTTAAAGAGGTCATGGACTGGGTAGCAGCGGGTGAAAATGCCTCAAGAAAAAGCGAGTAG